One segment of Rhodohalobacter mucosus DNA contains the following:
- a CDS encoding adenylate kinase — translation MMNIILFGPPGAGKGTQAEKISSNFNLPHLSTGNIFRENIKNETPLGKKVKSIMDSGNLVPDETVVELVASELDKPMYDNGVILDGFPRTVAQAKELDSYLEKNDKQIDAFITLEVPEEELISRILNRGEGRSDDTPEKVKTRLQVYRNETKPVMDYYEEKGAVQKIDGVGSVDEIFNRIKDAVSE, via the coding sequence ATGATGAATATTATCTTATTTGGCCCGCCGGGAGCCGGAAAAGGAACACAGGCTGAAAAAATATCTTCTAATTTTAATCTTCCCCATCTGTCAACAGGCAATATCTTCAGGGAGAACATTAAAAATGAAACCCCTCTTGGAAAGAAGGTTAAATCCATCATGGATTCGGGGAATCTGGTGCCGGATGAAACCGTGGTTGAACTGGTTGCCAGTGAGCTCGACAAACCTATGTATGACAATGGCGTAATACTGGATGGCTTTCCCAGAACGGTTGCACAGGCAAAAGAACTGGATAGCTATCTGGAAAAAAATGACAAGCAGATCGATGCATTCATCACGCTTGAAGTACCGGAAGAAGAGCTAATCAGCCGTATTTTGAACCGCGGTGAAGGCAGAAGCGACGACACCCCGGAAAAAGTAAAAACCAGGCTCCAGGTTTATCGCAATGAAACCAAGCCCGTTATGGATTACTACGAAGAGAAGGGAGCCGTGCAGAAAATTGACGGTGTCGGCAGTGTGGATGAAATCTTCAACAGAATCAAAGATGCTGTTTCTGAATAA
- the rplS gene encoding 50S ribosomal protein L19 — MDKLKLVEQTVVRDDIPEFNAGDTVNVHYRVREGEKERIQQYEGVVINERGSGANKTFIVRKMSGSVGVERIFPLYSPFIAKIDVKKRGRVRRSKLFYLRERRGKSARIREKDSINKNQNKDKE; from the coding sequence ATGGACAAACTAAAATTAGTAGAACAGACCGTTGTACGCGACGACATACCGGAGTTTAATGCCGGCGACACTGTAAATGTTCATTACCGTGTTCGTGAAGGGGAGAAGGAACGTATTCAGCAATACGAAGGCGTTGTTATTAATGAGCGCGGAAGTGGAGCCAATAAAACGTTTATCGTTCGTAAAATGTCCGGAAGTGTGGGCGTTGAAAGAATTTTCCCCCTCTATTCACCATTTATTGCCAAAATTGATGTGAAGAAAAGAGGCCGTGTCCGGCGCTCGAAGCTCTTTTATCTCCGAGAGCGGCGTGGTAAATCAGCCAGAATTCGTGAAAAGGATTCTATCAATAAGAATCAGAATAAGGACAAGGAGTAA
- a CDS encoding SIMPL domain-containing protein: MNGNWIKAAVVTGLSFISGLFILGTYIHSSVDTFKQYERTVTVRGLSEQEHRADIVIWPIQFTEASNDLQEIYTSLDEGAEKIRSFLIDSGLTHEEISVSSPVVTDRSAQRYGTDGSMQFRYVATHTVTVYSDQIEKVREIMSSIADLGRQGITISGDEFSNRTEYLFTRLNDVKPMMIEEATIEARKVAEKFAEDSNSKLGKIKTASQGLFTISPRDNNNPHIKKVRVVSTIVYYLTD, from the coding sequence ATGAACGGAAATTGGATTAAAGCAGCGGTAGTAACGGGACTCTCATTTATTTCGGGACTATTTATACTTGGAACCTATATCCACAGCTCAGTGGATACGTTTAAACAGTATGAACGTACAGTAACAGTTCGCGGACTCTCTGAGCAGGAACACAGGGCAGATATTGTGATCTGGCCCATACAGTTTACGGAGGCAAGCAATGATCTTCAGGAGATTTATACATCCCTGGATGAAGGGGCTGAAAAAATAAGAAGTTTTCTTATCGATTCAGGTCTTACACATGAGGAGATATCCGTTTCCTCTCCCGTGGTTACCGATCGCTCGGCGCAGCGCTACGGAACGGATGGTTCGATGCAGTTCAGGTACGTTGCAACGCATACCGTAACGGTCTATTCAGATCAGATTGAGAAGGTAAGAGAAATCATGAGCAGCATAGCTGATCTGGGCCGCCAGGGTATTACGATCAGCGGTGATGAATTTTCAAACAGAACGGAGTACCTGTTTACACGTTTGAATGATGTAAAGCCGATGATGATTGAAGAAGCGACGATTGAAGCGAGAAAAGTAGCAGAAAAATTTGCAGAGGATTCAAACAGTAAACTTGGTAAAATTAAGACAGCTTCACAGGGACTCTTTACGATCTCGCCACGTGATAACAACAATCCGCACATCAAAAAAGTGAGGGTGGTATCCACCATTGTTTATTATCTGACGGATTAG
- the dtd gene encoding D-aminoacyl-tRNA deacylase yields the protein MKIVVQRVKRASVTVNGEIIGKIGHGLLLLAGIHADDTDEQLEWCCNKIMKLRIFNDQEGLMNRSVQDVNGEILVVSQFTLYGDTRKGTRPGFTDAAPPEAAEPIYERMIEIFRQRTDLNVESGVFGAMMDVELVNDGPVTLIIKKEAQ from the coding sequence ATGAAAATTGTAGTCCAGCGCGTTAAAAGAGCATCGGTTACCGTAAATGGAGAAATAATCGGTAAAATTGGCCACGGGCTTCTTCTACTGGCTGGAATACATGCAGACGATACCGATGAGCAGCTTGAATGGTGCTGCAATAAAATTATGAAGCTCAGGATTTTTAATGATCAGGAGGGTTTGATGAACCGTTCGGTACAGGATGTTAATGGAGAAATACTTGTGGTATCCCAGTTTACCCTCTACGGTGATACAAGAAAAGGCACGAGGCCCGGGTTTACGGATGCTGCACCGCCAGAGGCAGCGGAACCCATTTATGAACGGATGATCGAAATTTTCAGACAAAGAACCGATCTCAATGTTGAATCAGGGGTTTTTGGAGCCATGATGGATGTAGAACTTGTGAATGACGGACCGGTTACACTTATTATTAAAAAAGAGGCGCAATGA
- a CDS encoding AtuA-related protein produces the protein MPKVKLIEIAHGRSGDKGNGSNVGIIARHPDVYPFLEKELTAERVKDHMKHICKGKVERYEMENIGALNFILNESLGGGGTVSLKLDAQGKTHASTMLRMELDVPDHLIALVKD, from the coding sequence ATGCCAAAAGTTAAACTGATAGAGATAGCCCACGGAAGGAGCGGTGACAAAGGGAATGGATCCAATGTAGGCATAATTGCACGTCACCCCGACGTATATCCCTTTTTGGAAAAAGAGCTGACGGCCGAAAGAGTCAAGGACCACATGAAGCACATTTGCAAGGGAAAGGTTGAGCGATACGAGATGGAAAATATTGGAGCGCTGAATTTCATTCTGAATGAAAGTCTCGGGGGCGGGGGTACCGTATCCCTGAAGCTGGATGCGCAGGGAAAAACACACGCCTCCACAATGCTTCGCATGGAACTGGATGTTCCGGATCATTTGATCGCTTTGGTCAAAGACTGA
- the rimM gene encoding ribosome maturation factor RimM (Essential for efficient processing of 16S rRNA), producing MKPSADNRFTEIGRLGKAHGLQGEIRFFPNKLFDPGLFDQVSIFYMKNRRSDMVPVRLINYRTENKQKQVLFFVKFDMITTRSDAEEAMDKALYADRSELESVVTEQEGTADADLTGYAVFCNGKRWGEVLDVLDNPAHPILEMRVESGALLVPYVDEYVESADHEEGAIYCKNLNQLI from the coding sequence ATGAAACCTTCGGCAGATAACCGGTTCACGGAAATCGGCCGGCTCGGAAAGGCTCACGGACTTCAGGGTGAAATCCGTTTCTTTCCGAACAAACTGTTTGATCCCGGCCTGTTTGACCAGGTTTCGATTTTTTACATGAAAAACCGCCGGTCTGATATGGTTCCGGTTCGTCTGATTAATTACCGGACTGAAAACAAGCAGAAGCAAGTATTGTTCTTTGTAAAATTTGATATGATCACCACACGAAGTGATGCGGAAGAGGCGATGGACAAAGCCCTCTATGCAGATCGGTCTGAACTGGAATCCGTTGTGACTGAGCAGGAGGGTACCGCTGATGCAGATCTTACAGGCTATGCGGTGTTTTGCAATGGGAAAAGATGGGGTGAAGTTCTGGATGTACTCGACAACCCCGCGCATCCCATTCTCGAAATGCGTGTTGAATCAGGTGCACTCCTGGTTCCATATGTAGACGAGTACGTAGAAAGCGCTGACCATGAAGAAGGTGCAATCTATTGCAAAAACCTTAACCAACTGATCTAA
- the ffh gene encoding signal recognition particle protein, whose amino-acid sequence MFEDLSSKIESAVQTLKGQSRITDVNIAETVREIRRALLDADVNLDVAREFTNNIKEKVMGSGVLTSVNPGQQFTKIVYDEMVQILGETRSDIAVANTPPTVILIAGLQGSGKTTFSGKLARYLKTENNRNPILAAADVYRPAAINQLKTLADDIGVPVYSIEQKDPVRVAREAVSMAKSLALDTVIIDTAGRMHVDEQMMNEVAEIKKAVNPHEILFVVDAMTGQDAVNTAKAFNETIDFDGVVLTKMDGDTRGGAALSIRSVVEKPIKFMSTGEKLDALSPFYPDRLAQRILGMGDVVSLVEKAQKEFDEQQAEKLQKKIKSDKFDLNDFYEQIQKIKKMGNVADLVGMIPGADKALQDADFDEDSFKPIEAIISSMTPEEREDPSLLNGSRRRRISKGSGTTVREINELMKQFDQMKKMMKTMSKMNKAGRAMQGLKNLPFGR is encoded by the coding sequence ATGTTTGAAGATTTGTCTTCTAAAATAGAATCAGCCGTTCAGACCCTGAAGGGTCAGTCCAGGATCACTGATGTTAATATAGCCGAAACCGTTCGGGAAATACGGCGCGCTCTCCTCGATGCAGATGTGAACCTCGATGTTGCCAGGGAGTTCACCAACAATATTAAAGAGAAAGTGATGGGTTCCGGCGTACTCACCAGCGTCAACCCGGGACAGCAGTTTACCAAAATCGTTTATGACGAAATGGTGCAGATTCTCGGTGAAACCCGGTCCGATATCGCTGTTGCAAATACGCCGCCCACCGTTATTTTGATTGCCGGTCTTCAGGGTTCGGGTAAAACAACTTTTTCCGGAAAGCTTGCACGATATCTAAAAACTGAAAATAACAGAAATCCCATTCTGGCCGCCGCTGACGTCTATCGGCCGGCCGCCATCAATCAGCTTAAAACGCTGGCCGACGATATCGGGGTCCCGGTTTATTCCATCGAACAAAAAGACCCGGTCCGCGTTGCCAGGGAAGCCGTTTCCATGGCAAAAAGCCTGGCTCTCGATACAGTAATTATCGATACGGCAGGCCGTATGCATGTAGACGAGCAGATGATGAATGAAGTGGCGGAAATCAAAAAAGCCGTCAACCCGCACGAAATACTGTTTGTTGTAGATGCTATGACCGGCCAGGATGCGGTAAACACAGCGAAAGCATTTAATGAAACGATCGATTTTGACGGTGTTGTGCTGACAAAGATGGATGGAGACACCCGGGGAGGAGCTGCACTCTCTATCCGTTCCGTTGTTGAAAAGCCGATTAAATTCATGAGCACGGGTGAAAAGCTGGATGCTCTCTCTCCATTTTATCCCGATCGTCTGGCTCAGCGAATTCTCGGCATGGGCGATGTAGTTTCTCTGGTTGAAAAGGCTCAGAAAGAGTTTGATGAACAACAGGCTGAAAAGCTCCAGAAAAAGATAAAGTCCGACAAGTTTGATCTGAATGATTTCTACGAACAGATTCAGAAGATCAAGAAAATGGGAAATGTTGCCGATCTGGTCGGTATGATTCCCGGTGCAGATAAAGCTCTTCAGGACGCTGATTTTGACGAAGATTCTTTTAAGCCCATTGAAGCGATAATCAGCTCTATGACACCTGAAGAACGCGAGGATCCGTCACTGCTTAACGGAAGCCGCAGAAGGAGAATTTCAAAAGGTTCCGGCACTACGGTTCGGGAAATAAACGAACTGATGAAGCAGTTTGACCAGATGAAGAAGATGATGAAGACAATGTCAAAAATGAATAAAGCGGGCCGTGCCATGCAAGGCCTGAAGAACCTGCCTTTTGGGCGATAA
- a CDS encoding M12 family metallo-peptidase, with amino-acid sequence MSIDLNQELLDQLRREQIRSFEITDFDEDTHQVTVRRVMEHYNGDWSVTAYLNGDKLNSFTLSFSDDRVLSSIHNFTDHEFFEIRYSEQERQHSFIQVDPHEKDEIACGIHEDHTVQSTNKAMGFDLQEQGVDDEAVIDVLIVYTPRAKSWADINGGIENIVNQSMAVAQNSADNSNIGIEFRLVYASEVDYQESDSPSTDLRRLTTSPQFNGLGTQYSGYMDEVHDWRDEFKADLVALFIFTDAVGGLGWLNTSTNGDDRFGFSLTRVQQAAGTTHAHEMGHNMGNAHSRLQNQNAAGGTGGLFPYSTGWRWTGQDNQEYVSVMTYNEGAAGVQIFSNPDVTFQGVATGSYIANGAPADNARSMREIKHAISQYRVASDPPVVQTDAIFDITAGKAVGTGTIVDIGGSSITGRGICWDTSPDPTVLDTCQEFLLSSSTFTVDLTGLNGNTTYYARAYARNTGGTSYGDNISFTTVDISSVSSLVSVERNRVLATGEQESRIDVTLRDSRLEPVSGVEVLIEQDGFSNVEAVNNITDSNGEASFSITHDREETIQYSVVAEDLVVGNPVEIEFLFTEAETLLGNNYPNPFNNQTRIPLVVPETSRVKIDVFNAAGAHVATVFDDQLTVGYYEIPYNASALSSGVYFYRLATDSEVKFEKMLLLK; translated from the coding sequence ATGTCTATTGATCTGAATCAGGAACTTCTCGACCAGCTGCGCCGCGAACAAATCAGATCATTTGAGATAACCGATTTTGATGAAGATACCCATCAGGTAACAGTAAGAAGGGTAATGGAACACTACAACGGAGACTGGTCTGTAACAGCCTATCTAAATGGTGACAAGTTGAACTCCTTTACCCTTTCCTTTTCCGATGACAGGGTTCTCTCATCTATCCATAATTTTACGGATCATGAATTTTTCGAAATTCGCTACTCTGAACAGGAAAGACAGCACTCCTTTATTCAGGTCGATCCGCACGAAAAAGATGAGATTGCCTGCGGAATACATGAAGATCATACGGTTCAGTCGACCAACAAAGCGATGGGTTTCGATCTGCAGGAACAGGGTGTGGATGATGAAGCTGTAATCGATGTCCTGATCGTGTACACGCCCCGTGCAAAATCATGGGCGGACATTAACGGCGGTATAGAGAATATTGTCAATCAATCGATGGCCGTTGCACAAAATTCTGCAGATAACTCCAATATTGGTATTGAATTTCGCCTGGTTTATGCTTCTGAAGTAGATTATCAGGAGAGTGACAGCCCAAGTACAGACCTCAGAAGGCTGACCACTTCTCCTCAGTTTAACGGTCTTGGTACACAGTATTCGGGATATATGGATGAAGTACACGACTGGAGAGATGAATTTAAAGCGGATCTTGTTGCCCTTTTTATTTTTACTGATGCGGTTGGCGGGTTAGGCTGGTTAAACACCAGCACGAACGGTGATGACCGATTCGGTTTTTCTCTCACCCGTGTACAGCAGGCTGCAGGGACGACTCATGCACATGAGATGGGACATAACATGGGGAATGCACACAGCCGCCTTCAAAACCAAAATGCAGCCGGTGGAACAGGCGGCCTGTTTCCCTACTCAACCGGTTGGAGATGGACAGGCCAGGATAACCAGGAGTATGTTTCCGTTATGACCTATAACGAGGGTGCTGCGGGCGTACAGATTTTTTCAAACCCGGATGTCACCTTTCAGGGAGTGGCAACCGGATCGTACATTGCCAATGGCGCACCGGCTGACAATGCCCGGAGTATGAGAGAAATCAAGCATGCCATATCCCAATACAGGGTAGCTTCGGATCCGCCCGTTGTACAGACGGATGCTATTTTTGACATCACCGCCGGAAAAGCCGTAGGTACGGGTACCATTGTCGATATTGGCGGCAGCAGTATTACAGGCCGCGGAATATGCTGGGATACCAGCCCTGATCCTACGGTACTTGATACGTGCCAGGAATTTCTGCTGAGCAGTTCAACATTTACCGTAGATCTTACAGGCCTAAATGGAAATACTACATACTATGCCAGGGCTTATGCTAGAAACACAGGTGGTACGTCATACGGTGATAATATATCGTTTACAACCGTGGATATAAGCTCTGTTTCTTCTCTTGTTTCCGTAGAAAGAAATCGTGTGCTGGCAACGGGAGAGCAGGAAAGCCGGATCGATGTTACCCTTCGTGACAGCCGGCTTGAACCGGTAAGCGGAGTGGAGGTGCTTATTGAACAGGATGGTTTTTCAAATGTCGAAGCTGTCAACAATATAACCGACAGTAACGGAGAAGCCAGTTTTTCGATAACGCACGATCGTGAAGAGACTATTCAATATTCTGTTGTAGCTGAAGATCTGGTTGTCGGAAATCCCGTCGAAATTGAGTTTCTCTTCACAGAGGCCGAAACACTGCTGGGGAACAACTATCCGAATCCGTTTAACAATCAAACACGCATACCTCTTGTTGTACCCGAAACATCCAGAGTCAAAATTGACGTCTTCAACGCTGCCGGCGCTCATGTCGCCACCGTGTTTGACGACCAGCTTACCGTGGGATATTACGAAATACCCTACAACGCTTCTGCACTCTCATCGGGAGTCTACTTTTACAGGCTTGCAACAGACAGTGAAGTGAAGTTTGAAAAAATGCTGCTTCTTAAATAA
- a CDS encoding R2-like ligand-binding oxidase codes for MNPFKEYFIKGQQNKDEGHLFSDSWLQEWRKSINKSESYSKQAAAWNIPLILLFKPLPDFFKSKNSVGIYLDLRSGTCTELRYAVSDDIETNCVVLSASEKSWLQLLQSGKNPTLFLLNGKLKLEKGSKTLLVSNAGAAKALLDAAPSNSGDQIPNVSEQESNIGNNRPTSEPHERFSTVTKGLDFESFPMKLFQKAKIYGVWNPSDISFEKDRSDWKNMSADEQTIIMHLSSLFLAGEEAVTLDLLPLIRVIAKEGRIEEEIYITSFLWEEAKHTEFFARFVMEVIKTQPDADRFHGPFYKKLFYEKLPQALSALDHDRSPAVQLRASATYNMIVEGTLAETGYEAYYKMLDDHDLMPGLREGVLKLKQDESRHIAYGLWLINRILEENEDLHPSFENLLDELLTDATNIIHEIFDRYDTVPFGLEEEWFLDYAIKQFQHRMEKLKLNN; via the coding sequence ATGAATCCGTTTAAAGAGTATTTTATAAAAGGACAACAAAATAAAGATGAAGGCCATTTATTTTCCGACTCATGGCTTCAGGAATGGAGAAAATCCATAAATAAAAGTGAATCATACAGTAAACAGGCAGCTGCATGGAATATTCCTCTTATACTTCTTTTTAAGCCGTTACCCGACTTTTTCAAAAGCAAGAACAGCGTTGGAATTTATCTTGACCTGAGGTCCGGTACATGTACGGAACTCAGATATGCAGTTTCTGATGACATCGAAACAAATTGCGTGGTTCTGTCTGCATCAGAAAAGAGCTGGCTGCAACTGCTCCAATCGGGGAAGAATCCAACCCTGTTTTTGTTAAACGGCAAGCTCAAACTGGAAAAAGGGAGCAAAACCCTGCTTGTGTCAAACGCAGGCGCTGCAAAGGCCCTCCTTGACGCAGCTCCTTCCAATAGCGGTGACCAAATCCCAAACGTATCTGAGCAGGAATCCAATATTGGCAACAACCGCCCGACATCCGAACCACATGAACGCTTTTCAACCGTAACAAAGGGCCTGGATTTTGAGTCCTTTCCAATGAAGCTTTTTCAGAAGGCCAAAATTTATGGTGTGTGGAATCCTTCAGATATATCTTTTGAAAAGGATCGATCAGACTGGAAAAACATGAGTGCGGATGAACAAACCATTATTATGCATCTCTCTTCACTTTTTCTGGCCGGAGAGGAAGCCGTCACGTTAGATCTGCTTCCGCTGATACGCGTAATTGCAAAAGAAGGACGCATTGAAGAAGAGATCTACATCACATCATTTTTGTGGGAAGAAGCCAAACATACTGAATTCTTTGCGAGATTCGTTATGGAGGTCATAAAAACCCAACCGGATGCAGATCGGTTTCACGGTCCGTTTTATAAAAAACTGTTTTATGAAAAATTGCCTCAGGCATTATCGGCCCTTGATCATGATCGTTCACCCGCCGTGCAGCTGAGGGCTTCCGCAACCTATAATATGATTGTGGAGGGTACACTGGCAGAAACAGGATATGAAGCCTATTACAAAATGCTGGACGATCATGATTTAATGCCGGGCCTTCGTGAAGGAGTTTTGAAACTCAAGCAAGACGAATCGAGACATATTGCTTACGGACTTTGGTTGATTAACAGGATTCTTGAAGAAAACGAGGATCTTCATCCGTCTTTTGAGAACCTCCTTGATGAACTCCTGACCGATGCAACCAATATTATTCACGAGATATTTGACCGTTACGATACTGTTCCATTCGGGCTTGAAGAGGAGTGGTTTTTAGATTACGCAATCAAACAATTTCAGCACCGTATGGAAAAGTTAAAATTAAATAACTGA
- the trmD gene encoding tRNA (guanosine(37)-N1)-methyltransferase TrmD, protein MRIDIISGVPELLRSPLEHSIVARAREKKLTEIFIHDLREYSDDKHHKIDDYPYGGGAGMVLSPQPIFSCIEKLMSERSYDEIIFTAADGVPFKQQHANELSVKKNIIILCGHYKGVDQRVRDMLITREFSVGDVVLSGGELPALVITDAVVRLIPGSLGDAESALTDSFQDDLLEPPVYTRPSVFKGAAVPDVLLSGDHKKIETWRSDMAIERTRERRPDLYKKFKKKN, encoded by the coding sequence CTGCGGATAGATATCATTTCCGGTGTACCCGAGCTCCTCAGGAGTCCGCTGGAGCATAGCATAGTGGCCAGGGCCAGGGAGAAGAAGCTTACGGAAATCTTTATTCATGATTTACGCGAGTATTCTGACGACAAGCACCATAAGATCGATGATTATCCCTACGGTGGCGGAGCGGGAATGGTTTTATCACCGCAACCCATTTTTTCGTGCATAGAAAAACTGATGTCGGAAAGAAGTTACGATGAGATCATTTTTACTGCCGCAGACGGGGTTCCTTTTAAACAGCAGCACGCGAACGAACTATCCGTCAAAAAGAATATCATTATTCTTTGCGGACACTATAAAGGAGTGGATCAGCGCGTCAGGGATATGCTGATAACCCGCGAATTTTCTGTCGGCGATGTAGTGCTTTCCGGAGGTGAACTTCCCGCACTGGTTATTACCGATGCCGTTGTTCGCCTGATCCCGGGATCGCTGGGAGATGCGGAGAGCGCATTGACGGATTCGTTTCAGGATGACCTCCTGGAACCGCCTGTTTATACAAGGCCGTCTGTGTTTAAAGGGGCCGCAGTACCGGATGTGTTGCTCTCAGGGGATCATAAAAAAATTGAAACATGGCGTTCAGATATGGCAATTGAGCGAACCAGGGAACGAAGACCCGATTTATACAAAAAATTTAAAAAGAAAAACTAA
- the rpsP gene encoding 30S ribosomal protein S16, translating into MIKLRLQRKGRKKRPFYHIVVADSRSPRDGRIIEQLGRFDNVSENKQLTYDEDRVIHWLRIGAQPSNTVRNILQKEGILYKVHLMRWGKSEEEIEAALEEWRSQRTARESEKDVSRKTQQKELLKAEEKEYKKQLEEKAAAAAKELEKKKEEEAKAKAEEEAEAQKAEQAEEAPEAAEASETEAETAPEEETEKAAAPEEAEEEKAAAEEEATSDEAEEEEAKAEESKKPEAEAQPEEQDVAEETETSEEQPEAAEEETPDETQAEAAPEEEAEEKEEEEEKAPASLSTDMNANEAIDHIKNTPIDELKGFVPEDEERVTVQRAWEAKQAED; encoded by the coding sequence TTGATTAAATTAAGATTACAGCGAAAAGGAAGAAAAAAGAGGCCATTCTACCACATTGTGGTGGCAGACAGCCGGTCGCCAAGAGATGGCCGGATTATTGAACAACTTGGCCGTTTCGACAATGTGAGCGAAAACAAGCAGCTTACATACGACGAAGACCGGGTTATCCACTGGCTCCGCATTGGCGCCCAGCCGAGCAATACTGTACGGAATATCCTTCAAAAAGAAGGGATACTCTATAAAGTACATCTGATGCGCTGGGGTAAAAGCGAAGAAGAAATTGAAGCCGCCCTTGAGGAGTGGAGATCACAGCGTACAGCCCGTGAATCAGAGAAAGATGTAAGCAGAAAAACGCAGCAAAAAGAGCTGCTGAAAGCGGAAGAGAAAGAGTATAAGAAACAGCTTGAAGAGAAAGCTGCAGCTGCCGCTAAAGAGCTTGAAAAGAAAAAAGAGGAAGAAGCCAAAGCCAAGGCCGAAGAGGAAGCAGAAGCCCAAAAAGCCGAACAGGCTGAAGAGGCCCCTGAAGCTGCTGAAGCATCTGAAACTGAAGCGGAAACCGCTCCGGAAGAAGAAACTGAAAAAGCAGCTGCTCCCGAAGAAGCGGAAGAAGAAAAAGCAGCGGCTGAAGAGGAAGCAACCTCTGATGAAGCAGAAGAGGAGGAAGCCAAGGCTGAAGAGTCCAAAAAACCTGAAGCTGAAGCACAGCCCGAGGAGCAAGACGTCGCAGAAGAAACCGAAACCTCAGAAGAGCAACCGGAAGCTGCAGAGGAAGAGACGCCTGATGAAACCCAGGCCGAAGCTGCACCTGAAGAGGAGGCTGAAGAGAAAGAGGAAGAGGAGGAAAAAGCTCCTGCCTCTCTTTCAACCGATATGAATGCCAATGAGGCCATAGATCACATTAAGAACACGCCCATTGATGAGCTGAAAGGATTTGTTCCTGAAGATGAGGAACGGGTAACTGTGCAGCGTGCATGGGAAGCTAAACAGGCTGAAGATTAA
- the purM gene encoding phosphoribosylformylglycinamidine cyclo-ligase codes for MSEKKFTYKDSGVDIQAGEDLVNSIKDVVKETHNANVVSNIGGFGALFSADFKNLRNPVLVSSVDGVGTKLIVAFKTNTYDTVGQDLVNHCVNDIAVCGATPLFFLDYFSTGKLEQHIGYDVIRGFAKACKENGVALIGGETAEMPDIYQKGEFDLAGTIVGVVDRDELITGEQIQKEDLLIGFKSTGLHTNGYSLARKVLFSKFDVNDTPEELSSSIGEELLKVHKSYLPLISRLRNKKGIHGFSHITGGGIEGNTKRILPDGLKLSVKWDSWERPSIFSLIQKLGNVPEEDMRSSFNLGIGLIAVISKDALSEMEDVCNELGEEWIQIGKIV; via the coding sequence GTGTCTGAAAAAAAGTTCACCTATAAAGATTCCGGAGTCGACATACAGGCAGGAGAAGATCTTGTCAATTCAATAAAAGATGTTGTAAAAGAGACTCACAATGCAAATGTGGTAAGCAATATCGGTGGATTCGGCGCTCTTTTCTCTGCGGATTTTAAAAACTTACGTAATCCGGTGCTTGTAAGCAGCGTAGACGGCGTAGGTACAAAACTGATCGTTGCCTTTAAAACAAATACCTATGATACGGTTGGCCAGGATCTGGTAAATCATTGTGTAAACGATATAGCCGTTTGCGGTGCCACACCTCTCTTTTTTCTAGACTATTTTTCTACCGGAAAACTGGAGCAGCATATAGGGTACGATGTTATCAGGGGCTTTGCGAAAGCTTGTAAAGAGAATGGAGTGGCGCTGATTGGCGGTGAAACGGCAGAAATGCCCGATATCTACCAAAAGGGAGAGTTTGACCTGGCCGGTACAATTGTAGGAGTTGTAGACAGGGATGAGCTGATCACCGGCGAGCAAATCCAAAAAGAAGATCTTCTGATTGGCTTTAAAAGTACAGGTTTGCATACCAACGGTTATTCTCTGGCAAGAAAAGTTCTTTTCAGTAAGTTTGACGTAAATGACACTCCTGAAGAACTGAGCTCCAGTATTGGTGAAGAACTGCTAAAAGTTCATAAGTCCTATCTGCCCCTTATTTCCCGCCTCAGGAACAAGAAAGGCATCCATGGATTCTCACACATCACAGGTGGCGGTATCGAGGGAAATACAAAACGTATTCTGCCGGACGGCCTGAAGCTATCGGTTAAGTGGGACAGCTGGGAAAGGCCTTCTATCTTTTCCCTGATCCAAAAACTTGGAAATGTTCCTGAAGAGGATATGAGAAGTTCTTTTAACCTGGGAATCGGGTTGATTGCAGTAATCTCAAAAGACGCTCTTTCCGAGATGGAAGATGTATGCAATGAACTCGGGGAAGAGTGGATCCAAATTGGCAAAATTGTCTGA